The Clostridia bacterium genome includes a window with the following:
- a CDS encoding DUF364 domain-containing protein, which produces MSTRILDEIISSVEGDAAVRDVRVGPFWTAVWSKGCGLASTTFVHERDRDFPIKDAGLLTEKSARELCAYCQSSSMLEVTIGVAALNSILDVDPAKLTEINAARVLFEKGAGKRVAIVGHFPFVPKLREVAGELWVIERRPQSGDLPEGEAERVIPQADIVAITGTALINGTMDRLLELCSKDSIVMVLGPTTPLSQVWFDHGVNLVSGTIVVHPEAVLRFVSQGVVFRQLHGRGVKLVTMLRK; this is translated from the coding sequence GTGAGCACCAGGATCCTTGACGAGATCATCTCTAGCGTTGAAGGGGACGCAGCGGTCAGAGATGTCCGTGTCGGACCCTTTTGGACCGCCGTTTGGAGCAAGGGTTGCGGGCTTGCGTCTACCACGTTTGTCCACGAGCGCGATCGGGATTTCCCCATCAAAGACGCAGGGCTTCTCACTGAGAAAAGCGCCCGTGAACTCTGTGCGTATTGCCAGTCGTCAAGTATGCTCGAGGTTACCATCGGCGTCGCAGCCCTGAACTCGATACTGGACGTCGATCCTGCGAAGCTGACCGAGATCAATGCTGCCAGGGTTCTTTTCGAGAAGGGGGCCGGGAAACGGGTGGCTATCGTTGGGCATTTCCCGTTTGTGCCCAAGCTGCGTGAGGTGGCCGGAGAGCTTTGGGTCATCGAACGACGGCCCCAAAGTGGAGACCTCCCTGAAGGCGAGGCAGAGCGGGTGATACCGCAGGCCGACATCGTAGCGATTACCGGCACTGCCTTAATCAACGGCACTATGGACAGGTTACTGGAGCTTTGCTCGAAGGATAGCATAGTCATGGTACTGGGCCCGACGACTCCGCTTTCGCAGGTCTGGTTCGATCATGGTGTGAACCTTGTTTCGGGAACCATCGTAGTCCATCCAGAGGCCGTTCTGCGCTTTGTCTCTCAGGGAGTGGTTTTCCGACAGTTGCACGGGCGCGGAGTAAAGCTCGTAACCATGCTCAGGAAGTAG
- a CDS encoding MBL fold metallo-hydrolase — protein MAAKAAEVRVTVLVDNLVRKRGLWGEHGLSLLVETKGRKILFDTGQSGEVLIHNSRELGLDLKDVDAVVLSHGHYDHTGGLASFLKKKRDPDLYAHPEAFERKYVKTDENELREAGCPLTKEKLLASGVRFHLGRKPTWLCENTLLSGEVAGTTDFEDVPREFLVQRGQELVTDLLLDDQSMSIRTSKGLVVILGCSHVGVINIIKHMQKLTATEAVHAVIGGMHLEKASMSRIQLTIQALIELGVEKVIPLHCTGFTACVEMARLLGERFTLGSVGIALRF, from the coding sequence GTGGCTGCAAAGGCTGCTGAGGTGAGGGTCACCGTCCTGGTTGACAACTTGGTGAGGAAGAGAGGGCTGTGGGGAGAGCACGGGCTTTCCCTGCTCGTTGAGACCAAAGGGCGAAAAATACTTTTTGATACGGGACAATCCGGAGAGGTCCTCATCCATAACTCAAGGGAGCTTGGACTGGATCTCAAAGATGTGGATGCGGTTGTGTTAAGCCATGGCCACTACGACCACACGGGTGGCCTGGCTTCCTTCCTGAAGAAAAAAAGAGACCCAGACCTGTATGCCCATCCTGAAGCGTTTGAGAGAAAGTACGTCAAGACTGACGAGAATGAGCTCAGGGAAGCCGGATGCCCGCTGACGAAGGAGAAGCTGCTCGCCTCAGGAGTTAGGTTCCATCTCGGAAGGAAGCCTACCTGGCTGTGTGAGAATACGCTTCTCTCAGGGGAAGTAGCAGGTACCACTGACTTTGAGGACGTACCCCGTGAATTCCTGGTACAACGGGGCCAAGAGCTGGTGACGGATTTGCTTCTGGATGACCAGTCCATGAGCATCAGAACCTCTAAGGGTCTCGTTGTCATCTTGGGCTGCAGCCACGTAGGTGTGATCAACATTATAAAACACATGCAAAAGCTGACCGCAACGGAAGCAGTACATGCCGTAATTGGCGGCATGCACCTCGAGAAAGCTAGCATGAGCCGGATTCAGCTTACCATTCAAGCCTTAATTGAGCTTGGGGTAGAGAAGGTGATCCCGCTTCATTGTACGGGGTTTACAGCCTGCGTAGAAATGGCTCGCTTACTAGGGGAAAGGTTTACATTGGGAAGTGTTGGCATCGCACTTCGATTCTGA
- the tsaA gene encoding tRNA (N6-threonylcarbamoyladenosine(37)-N6)-methyltransferase TrmO: MKLIPIGEVRIPYRIPEDAPHQGRFSHEMVKLEIYPQFMEGLKDVEQATHLIVLYWCHLASRDTLQTKTPFGPEIRGVFACRSPSRPNPIALCVAELLRVEENRLVVRGVDAVDGSPLIDVKPYSSDLDSVPGARIGWFKK; encoded by the coding sequence TTGAAGCTGATACCTATCGGAGAGGTCCGAATCCCTTACAGGATACCTGAAGACGCGCCGCACCAGGGGCGCTTTTCCCACGAAATGGTGAAGCTGGAGATTTACCCCCAGTTTATGGAAGGTCTAAAAGATGTGGAACAAGCAACCCATTTGATCGTTCTTTACTGGTGCCACCTGGCGAGCCGAGACACGCTGCAGACGAAAACGCCCTTCGGCCCGGAAATACGCGGCGTTTTTGCCTGCCGTTCGCCTTCCCGACCTAACCCCATTGCGCTCTGCGTGGCGGAGCTGCTAAGGGTGGAGGAAAACCGCCTGGTGGTGCGCGGAGTGGACGCGGTGGACGGGAGCCCACTTATAGACGTAAAGCCTTATTCTTCTGATTTGGATAGTGTTCCCGGGGCACGCATCGGCTGGTTCAAAAAATAG
- a CDS encoding nitrogenase reductase, with amino-acid sequence MPKMLVVGRGGSGKSTLVVLLARRLGEKGKVLVVDADESNLGLGAMLGVEPPRKTLIDYLGGKPAVREKLMAMLKGEGSERVELFTERLTLDGLPSECVRWDGSIAFMQVGKIEHSMEGCACPMGAVARAFLNHLAVEDGEWVLVDTEAGVEHFGRGVLEGVDAVLMVVDPSHDAVVLAEKAARLAREAKKDFGVALNKVDEKTEPVLKEMLAAKGIEIKGVLPYSPAIAQASLLGGPLEGGAMREEVDRLVSGIGGMLEGN; translated from the coding sequence GTGCCTAAAATGCTTGTCGTCGGTCGGGGTGGCAGCGGGAAGAGCACATTGGTGGTCCTGCTAGCGCGGCGGCTGGGAGAAAAGGGAAAAGTCCTCGTGGTGGATGCGGACGAGTCCAACCTCGGGCTGGGTGCAATGCTGGGAGTCGAACCGCCCAGGAAGACCCTGATAGACTACCTGGGGGGTAAGCCGGCGGTAAGGGAGAAGTTGATGGCCATGCTCAAAGGTGAAGGAAGCGAGAGGGTAGAGCTGTTTACAGAAAGACTGACTCTGGATGGCTTGCCTTCGGAATGCGTGCGCTGGGACGGATCTATAGCCTTTATGCAGGTGGGAAAGATCGAGCACAGCATGGAGGGATGTGCCTGCCCGATGGGGGCGGTGGCGCGGGCCTTTTTAAACCATCTGGCTGTGGAGGACGGCGAATGGGTCCTGGTTGACACCGAGGCGGGGGTGGAGCACTTCGGACGGGGAGTCCTGGAAGGCGTGGATGCCGTGCTGATGGTGGTGGATCCTTCCCACGATGCAGTTGTCCTGGCCGAGAAGGCTGCAAGACTGGCCCGGGAAGCGAAAAAGGACTTCGGAGTGGCACTGAATAAGGTGGATGAGAAAACAGAGCCTGTTTTAAAAGAAATGCTGGCTGCGAAGGGCATCGAGATCAAGGGCGTTTTACCTTATTCCCCGGCTATAGCCCAGGCAAGTCTGCTGGGGGGTCCCCTGGAAGGAGGCGCCATGCGGGAAGAGGTGGACAGGCTGGTGAGCGGGATTGGAGGGATGCTGGAGGGAAACTAG
- a CDS encoding flavin reductase family protein — translation MILEPRKREQVMPLPVVLISTVGKDGVRNIAPWSNITPILRPFDDIILASWIKRDTLNNIRETGEFVVNVPPADLIEAVMICSKNYPPEVDEFKESGLKPRPSQKVRAPGIEGCLAWVECTLVEEISRKNYSLVIGKVVHLEADDRFFNEAGEMDYERAKPLSVMLGDRGMWFTRPVFAGRYAGYAEMFLSKKDEAPAFTGENG, via the coding sequence ATGATTTTAGAGCCGCGCAAGAGGGAACAGGTGATGCCGCTGCCGGTAGTGCTGATTTCTACAGTGGGAAAAGATGGGGTGCGTAATATTGCTCCCTGGTCCAATATAACCCCGATTTTAAGGCCCTTTGATGACATAATTCTGGCTTCCTGGATTAAGCGGGATACTTTAAATAATATCCGGGAAACAGGGGAATTTGTGGTTAATGTGCCGCCTGCCGATCTGATTGAGGCAGTAATGATTTGTTCCAAAAATTACCCGCCCGAAGTGGACGAGTTTAAAGAGTCTGGTTTAAAACCTCGCCCTTCTCAAAAAGTTAGAGCGCCCGGGATTGAAGGTTGCCTGGCGTGGGTGGAATGTACGCTGGTGGAAGAGATTAGCAGGAAAAACTATTCTCTGGTCATTGGTAAGGTAGTACACCTGGAGGCAGATGACCGCTTCTTCAATGAAGCTGGAGAAATGGACTACGAGCGGGCCAAACCGCTATCCGTAATGCTAGGCGACCGCGGGATGTGGTTTACCCGGCCGGTTTTTGCGGGCAGGTATGCCGGTTACGCAGAAATGTTCCTGAGTAAAAAGGATGAAGCCCCTGCTTTTACTGGC